ACTCCGTCTATCCTCACGGCCTCGTTGAACTGCTTGGCCTGTTCGACAACGGCGTTGCCTCCGAGCGAGTCCCCAACGAATATCACCAGATCGGGCTTGGTGACCCTTGCTATCTTCTTCATCTCGTCCATGAGGTTCCTGTTCAGTTCGTTTCTTCCAGCCGTATCTATCAGGACGACATCAATTCCCCTCGCCTTTGCGTGCTGGATGGCGTCGTAGGCAACCGCGGCAGGGTCTGCGCCGTAGTCGTGCTTTATGACCTTGACGCCAACCCTCTTCGCGTGCTCTTCAAGCTGTTCTATAGCACCCGCCCTGAAGGTGTCGCTGGCAGCTATTACAACGCTGAACCCGTTCTTCTTGAGCCAGTGGGCGAGCTTCGCTATGGTGGTTGTTTTTCCAGAGCCGTTGAAGCCGACGAAGGCTATGACGAAGGGCTTATCCTCTTTCGATTTTATCATCTGGAGCAAGTCGATTTTCTTTTCGGGAGTCAAGATTTCGAGAATAGCCTCTTTCAGGGCTTCCTCTATAATCTTGCCCTTGTTGGTGCCTATCCTGACCTTTCTTCCAACGAGCTTTTCCTTTATCTTCTCGCGGAGGGCTTCGACGGTCTCAAGGGCAACATCGGCCTCAAGGAGTTCAATTTCAAGCTCGTCGAGGGCATCTTCGATGTCCTTCTCCTTTATCTCCACCTGGAGGAGTCTTCCAAGGAATCCGGGTTTTTCTCCCTCTGTCTCTGTGGACTCCTGAACAGCCTTCTGTATTTCTTCCCCAGCCATTGGAGCCTCAACGGCCTTTTCTTCCTCTTCTATTTTCTCCTCAACCTGCTTTGTGAACTTTTTGAGCTTCTCCCTTAGCTTTCCGAACATCTTCACCACCGGTTGGAAAGGGTGTATATCATTATATATGACTATCGGGGTCTGTCCGTCGTGAGTTTTAGGGAGGAACGTGAGTGAACCTCCCTCCATTTAAATCAACCCTCACGACGGACTTGGGCTTCATCACGTTCAGTTCCCCTCTGGGTTCATTGGGGAGCAAATCATCAAGCTCAGCCCCGCTCAGGGCGACCCCAAGTCCCCGCACGAAAACGTTGAACGAACCAACAAACTGCCTGTCAGCCTCAAAACCACAGTTATGACAAACCACCCGCCCGTTTCGGGACTCCAACCAACTCCCACACACCGGGCAGGTGGACGAAGTGTAAGCAGGATTAACAAACTCGACAGGAACACGATAGGAAAGCTTTCCAACGATTTTCTTCCAAGTAGCACGGGAGAGCTTCCTGTTGAACTTCCTC
This sequence is a window from Thermococcus kodakarensis KOD1. Protein-coding genes within it:
- the ftsY gene encoding signal recognition particle-docking protein FtsY, giving the protein MFGKLREKLKKFTKQVEEKIEEEEKAVEAPMAGEEIQKAVQESTETEGEKPGFLGRLLQVEIKEKDIEDALDELEIELLEADVALETVEALREKIKEKLVGRKVRIGTNKGKIIEEALKEAILEILTPEKKIDLLQMIKSKEDKPFVIAFVGFNGSGKTTTIAKLAHWLKKNGFSVVIAASDTFRAGAIEQLEEHAKRVGVKVIKHDYGADPAAVAYDAIQHAKARGIDVVLIDTAGRNELNRNLMDEMKKIARVTKPDLVIFVGDSLGGNAVVEQAKQFNEAVRIDGVILTKLDADARGGAALSISHAIGAPILFVGVGQGYEDLRPFDEKWFVERIFGED